Below is a window of Mucilaginibacter sp. PAMC 26640 DNA.
TACATTGGCTTTATAGGCGATAACCACCGGACTGTTCACATCTTTAGCACGGATATCGTACGCCGGGTACCACCTGGCATTGTTGACCACATAACTAAGTGTAAAGGTAGACTGCAAAGCAGTTTTTGATGATACCTCTACCAATATATTACTCGTGGCCGCAACCTGAGCATTTACCAAAGTATTGATCTGGTTATCGTATTTGCTGAGTTGCGTATTGAGTGCTTCTATTTCGTTATTAATCGCCAGTTCTTTCTTTTTTATCTCGGTTAAGCGAGCCGTTTGAAAATCGAGTGCGGCTTTCAATTTAACTACATCCAGCCCGCCGGTTTGGCCATTGCCCACCTGGTTTTTTGCCAGCATATTGGCTTCTTCCTGGTTGATATTTAATAATGTGGATTGGAGGGATAGTTTGTCGCGCAGTCCTTTTTGCAATAAATGCAAATCGTCCACTTGCTTATTTTTAACTTGTGTGCCAAGGTAATTCAACTCGTGCTTTACGGATAAGATAGTAAAATCGCCGCCTGCCCTCACCTGCATACTGGCAGCATCCAGGTTAGGAGAAATATTATCGAAAATAAGGGTGGTAGTCCCCGAGGCTATGTTGACCAGCGAGGTGCGGGTTACTTGTGCCCCATTCAAAAAAACGGTCACCTTTTCTACTTTGGATGGAATTTTTACGCCCTCATCAGCATTAGCTAAATGGAAGCAGAAAAACAGGCAGGCAATAAATAATAGCTTTTTCATCATTATTTTTAATTTACCTGTAGGATGCAGCATCCCGCCCAATTCCATAATGCTTTTAAAGATTATTTAATAAACTGCACCAGTGCCAATACCGAATCGTTGATTTTATCAAACACCAGCGAAGGCATCAATCCAAGCACCAACGCGATCAGCGCCAGCGGTAACAAGGTGATGGTTTCCCTAAAGTCGATATCGGTTAGGGCGGTCTTCCAGAAGTCGCCGCCTTTGAGTGATAAGGTGCCGAAGAACATGCGCTGCAAAGTCCACAAAAAGTAAGCGGCGCTAAGTAATATACCTACCGAACCGCCAACCGCCATCCAGTAAGGTAACAGGCCATTAACCGAAGGCGACTTAAATGCACCGGCCAGGGAAAATGCCTCGGCCACAAAAGCGGAAAAGCCAGGTAAACCCAAAGAAGCGAAGAATGCAATCATAACATATACCGTGTAGCGCGGCATCAGGCTGCCTAGTCCGCGGAAGTGGTAAATATCCCTGTCGTGCACCCGGTTGTAGATCACCCCTACCAGGAAAAAGAGCATGGTTGATAAAAAGCCGTGACTTACCATTTGCATCATGGCGCCGCTGATGCCCTCGGCGGTATTGGAGGCAATACCCAGCAGCACAAAACCCATATGCGATATGGAAGAGTACGCGATCAACCGTTTCAGATCGCGCTGCGCCAAAGCATTAAATGCACCGTACAGAATGGAGATAACACCAAGCAGTCCCAGCCAAAACGCGCTGCTGTGGGCAGAATCCGGGAAGATACCCATGCAGATGCGGATGATGCCGTAACCACCTATCTTTAACAATACGCCAGCCAGTATAATGGATACGGGTGTTGGTGCTTCTACGTGTGCATCCGGCAGCCAGGTATGCAAAGGCACCACCGGCACCTTAATAGCAAAGGCGATGAATAACACAACGAAGCCCACCATGCGCGCAGGCATGCCCAGAATGGTAGCATGAGAGAGTGCAGAGAATACCGAGCCGTTGATAAAATTGGCCGGATTCATCATCTGGATGATATTGAAAGTATGGTTACCTGTTGCAGGGTCTTTAACCGACAGGTAAAGGCCCACCATTACCAGCAGCATAAATACCGAACCAAAGAGCGTATACAGGAAAAACTTAATGGCGGCATATTCACGCCTGGCACCGCCCCACATCCCTATCAAAAAGTATAGCGGTAGCAGCATCAGCTCGTAAAAAGTATAGAATAGGAAGAAATCCAGCGCGCAGAATACGCCCACTACGGCCATATCCAATAGCAAGAACAGCGCGAAAAAGCCCTTCAAATTACTCTTGATCTCCCAGGAAGCAACGGCGGCAACCACCATCACCAGGCAGGTCATCACCATTAAAGTGATGGAAATCCCGTCGATCCCGACAAAGTAATCTATTTGCATTTTACCAGCCGGACCAAGATCGAGGTGGATCCAGGGCAGCTTTTGCACAAACTGAAACTGGCTCTCGTTACTGACACCCGCATAAGCGGTACCGGTTTTAAAGTTGGTATACATCCAAATGCTGATACCCAATTGCAGCAGCGTTGCAAAAAGCGTGATATATTTAAAACTGGCCCGCAGGGAAGTGGGCAGCACCAGGATGATAATGCCAAACAGGATAGGCGTAAATATGAGCAGGGTTAATATGTTCATCAGGTCCAGATCAGTTTTAAAATAAATACGGCAATTACCGCCAGGAGCATACTGTATAAATAGTATTGCACTTTGCCGCCCTGGAAACGGCGTGCAAAATTACCAATAGTTTGCACCAGTTGGGCAGCCAGCAATAAAATGCCATCTACAATATATTTATCAAACCAGGCAGTGAATTTGGCGATGCACAATCCTGCTTTCCCTAATAGGTTCACAAATCCATCGATCAGGTTTTTATCAAACCAATAGAGAGCTGCGCTGAGCCAAAGTACAAATTTTACAATAACCCGGTTATAAAAACGGTCGATATACCACTCGTTGAAAGAGAGGCGATAAAGCAACCCTGATTGCGGTGCAGACCAGGTATTGCGTTTAGCGTAGATCACATAAGCACTGTAGATTACGCCAAGACTTACAACCGTCACCAGGGCAGGAACAATTGCGGCGAATATACTTTGGTGTTCTTCAGCAGCCTTCAATGCAAATACCTTGTACAGCCAGGAACTTTCATACGAGAAAGGGTTGAATGAAAACAGCGGAAACAGGCAACACAGCCCCAGGAATACCAGCGGCAGTTTGTAACGCCAATCGCCATCGCCCATGTGGATCTTAATAAGCGGGTTCATTTCTTGCAGGCGGAATTCGCCAAAGAAAACCTTGATGACCAGCCTCGACACATAAAAAGCAGTAAGCCAGCTGGTGACCATTGCTACAATTGGTATAATACTGAGCAGCGGACTTTTACCACTGCTCCAGTTGAAGGCTTGTACCAAAATGCCATCCTTAGATAAAAAGCCGCTTGTAAACGGCAAGGCGACCAGCGCTACAGCACCTAAGATTGCGGCTATAAAAGTAAGCGGGAGTTTTTTCCGCAGGCCGCCCATATAGAGGATATTTTGCGGGTCGATATCAAGTTTATTTTCGTCGCTGATGTGTTTTACTTCATGGATAACAATACCGGCCACCAAAAACAGCAGGCATTTAAAAAACGCATGCGTTACCAGGTGAAACAATGATGAGGAGTAAGCGCCGACGCCCATCGCCATCACCATATAACCCAATTGAGAAATGGTAGAATAAGCCAGCACGCGCTTAATGTCGTTTTGCGTAAGCGCAATGGTAGCGGCCATAAAGGCCGTAAAGCAACCTACGCTAGCCAGGGTGGTAAGCTCAGCCTCGTTGAACAAAGGATATACCCTGCCTAACAGGAACACGCCGGCAGCTACCATGGTAGCCGCATGAATAAGTGCGGAAACAGAAGTTGGCCCTTCCATGGCATCGGGCAACCAGGTATGTAAGGGGAACTGTGCGGATTTGGCTGCAACGGCTAAAAAGATACCGCCAAAGGCGATGTATTGCCAAAGCGCAGGCAGGTGATCAACGCCCGAAAGCCACTGCCCGTTAGCGAAGGTCGATTTCGCAACTAACCCGCCATCCTTAAACAGCTCATCAAGATCAAACGTATGGAATTGGGTAAACAAAATAATAATAGCAGTCAGCAAACCGATATCGCCTATCCTGTTCATGATAAAGGCTTTTTTATTGGCCATTACCGCCGCGGGCCTGTCGAACCAAAAACCGATGAGTAGGTAGGATGAGAAGCCCACCAGTTCCCAAAAGGCATAGAAGGTAAGCAAACTATCTACCACTACCAGCGCCAGCATGCTGAAACAAAAAAAGCTGAGGTAGCGGAAGTTACGGCTAAACCCTGCATCATCCTTCATATATGCCATGGAATAGATATGTACCGGCAATGCGATCACCGGAACCAGCACCAGCATGAGTACGGAAAGATTATTGAGCAGGATGCCGATCTGCACCTTTGTTTCGCCAATGGTGAACCACAAGCGCTGCAGGTGGATAGCGTGATCGTTCCAAACTTTACCAAACACGGTTACCGACAATACCGCGCTCATCAGTATAGCAAACGTGGATACCCATCCCGAAGCTTTACTTTTACCCAGCAGCAAAAAGTTTATGACAAACGCAGCAAAAGGCAGCACCACTGCTATAATAGCAAGGGTTACGGTTTGCGGGTCGGTATGGAGCGTGGTTGGGTTCAATTCACTTGCTCATTTATAGTAATCGTTACCGTTGCAGGCGAACTGCCTTTCCGGCCGCTTGTAGGGGCGGTAAATTCTACGGATTTAATATCCGCCTTGGTTGCAGCTTCAAACAATTGCAGTTTGTCCTCTCCGGTCAGTTCGGTGCCGTTGGGTAGGGTATAGATCATCTTCAGATCTTTTCCCCGGTGCGAACGGATGTAAGATTTATACGCCTTAGAAAACGTACCAAATTTCCATTGGTACCACTTGGTGCCGTAGTATTTGGTGGTCACGTTCAAACTGGTATCATTCTCCCTGGATCCCACAAACTTGGGTTGGATCAGTGTGTCGATCTTTAATATCGTACTCGGATCGATATCCGATAATAGCCTGTCGGTAACTTCCTCGTTTAAAATAAAGGCTTTTTGCTTAACCGGTATCATAGCCATTGGTACAGGGCCATTCGGCAAATCGGCCGGCAAAGCCTGCTTTGTTTTAATCAGCAGTGCGCCTGCTGCGCCTTTTTGTCCATACATGATCCTGGCTCCCTTGCGGTTCACTACTGAAATATCCAGGATATCTTCCGTTTTGATGTTTGCTAACAGGCCGGCATATACGTTATCATTTACCAATACAAAAGGCCTGTCCTTTTCTTCCGGCGGGTCTTTTAAGGTCATCTTTTTTGTGACCGCATCCACTGTTAAAAATGGGTAGGTTGGTTTTTCTTCTTCCACTACCTCTTCCTCCACGGGCTCATCCTGGCTCACACTACGCCTGCTACGGTGTTTGCTTTTATGCTTAACGCTATGACTGGTTTTTTTCTTGGCGGCGCTTTTTTTCTTCCGCTGCGCAA
It encodes the following:
- a CDS encoding oxidoreductase → MNILTLLIFTPILFGIIILVLPTSLRASFKYITLFATLLQLGISIWMYTNFKTGTAYAGVSNESQFQFVQKLPWIHLDLGPAGKMQIDYFVGIDGISITLMVMTCLVMVVAAVASWEIKSNLKGFFALFLLLDMAVVGVFCALDFFLFYTFYELMLLPLYFLIGMWGGARREYAAIKFFLYTLFGSVFMLLVMVGLYLSVKDPATGNHTFNIIQMMNPANFINGSVFSALSHATILGMPARMVGFVVLFIAFAIKVPVVPLHTWLPDAHVEAPTPVSIILAGVLLKIGGYGIIRICMGIFPDSAHSSAFWLGLLGVISILYGAFNALAQRDLKRLIAYSSISHMGFVLLGIASNTAEGISGAMMQMVSHGFLSTMLFFLVGVIYNRVHDRDIYHFRGLGSLMPRYTVYVMIAFFASLGLPGFSAFVAEAFSLAGAFKSPSVNGLLPYWMAVGGSVGILLSAAYFLWTLQRMFFGTLSLKGGDFWKTALTDIDFRETITLLPLALIALVLGLMPSLVFDKINDSVLALVQFIK
- a CDS encoding NADH dehydrogenase, with the protein product MNPTTLHTDPQTVTLAIIAVVLPFAAFVINFLLLGKSKASGWVSTFAILMSAVLSVTVFGKVWNDHAIHLQRLWFTIGETKVQIGILLNNLSVLMLVLVPVIALPVHIYSMAYMKDDAGFSRNFRYLSFFCFSMLALVVVDSLLTFYAFWELVGFSSYLLIGFWFDRPAAVMANKKAFIMNRIGDIGLLTAIIILFTQFHTFDLDELFKDGGLVAKSTFANGQWLSGVDHLPALWQYIAFGGIFLAVAAKSAQFPLHTWLPDAMEGPTSVSALIHAATMVAAGVFLLGRVYPLFNEAELTTLASVGCFTAFMAATIALTQNDIKRVLAYSTISQLGYMVMAMGVGAYSSSLFHLVTHAFFKCLLFLVAGIVIHEVKHISDENKLDIDPQNILYMGGLRKKLPLTFIAAILGAVALVALPFTSGFLSKDGILVQAFNWSSGKSPLLSIIPIVAMVTSWLTAFYVSRLVIKVFFGEFRLQEMNPLIKIHMGDGDWRYKLPLVFLGLCCLFPLFSFNPFSYESSWLYKVFALKAAEEHQSIFAAIVPALVTVVSLGVIYSAYVIYAKRNTWSAPQSGLLYRLSFNEWYIDRFYNRVIVKFVLWLSAALYWFDKNLIDGFVNLLGKAGLCIAKFTAWFDKYIVDGILLLAAQLVQTIGNFARRFQGGKVQYYLYSMLLAVIAVFILKLIWT